The Flavobacterium sp. N2270 genome contains the following window.
AAAATAAATACCTTAGAAAATGAAAGTTTACAAAGTAATATAGCAGAATTTAATAAAACAATCATCTCTTTTAATCAAGTCACTAAAATAAAATTATTAAAAAACTTGAAATTCAATTCAAATTTAAATTCAAATTTTACAAATTTGAATTCTTCAAATTTTTTCCTGTATAGTTTTCAGAATAATTTACATTATAAAACACCTAAAAAAGGTAGTTTTAATTTAAGTTATATCATAAATAAAAAATTACCCGAAAACTACTTAATAAATCAACAAAATAATTTAATAGATTATAGAAGTTTTAACAAAGGTTCAAAAAACATTGAAGCCATAACAAGTAACACTCTCTTACTAAATTATCATTTAGACCTTGACAAAAGAAATTTTTCGATAGACATTAACACTGAACTAAAAAGAACAAACAAATTATATAGCTACAAAACAACCATAAATAATGATTTGTTATTTAATGAAAATATTATATTGGGTAAATACAATTCATATAATTTATCTTTTATATTAACTAAATATATCAAACCAATAAATTTAGTTTCAAAAATTGAAAACTATAATAATTGGTCTACAGTTCCTTTACAACTTTCCAATGAATCGCCTATTAATTACAAAAATTATTCTTCAAGTTTTAAAATAAGTAATTCTACAATATTTGAAAAATTTCCAAATTTTGACTTTGGGTTTAGTTATATGTTGAATAAATCTTCATTTCAAAACACTTCAAATAAGAATAATTTTAAAGAATATTTTATTAACTTAAATTATGATGAAATCAAAAATTTTGTATTTGAAATAAAGAATAGTTTATATGTTATTAATAACGAAAAATATCACTTTTTAAACTTAATTGCATCATTTAATCCAAATAATTCTAATTTAACGTTAAAAGTTATAGCAAATAATTTAAATGATGAAAATGTTTTTATCATTCAAACTGTAGACAACTTTACTTTTTATCAAAAAACAATAAATTTAGTTCCAAAATATTATCTCTTATCTCTTAAATATCAATTTTAAAACTATTTTTTTACTTTAATTATTATCTTTGTTTTGATTAAACTAAATTAAATGGGATTAGTTACTGCCAAAGAAGTAGCAAAAGCTATAAATACAGATAAATATGGGATTTTTGGAACTTTTTCGGGTTGGCTACTGATGAAGGTTTTAAAGATTTCTACTCTTAATAAAATATACAATAGAAATAAGCATTTAAAAGACATTGAGTTTTTAAATGCTATACTTGATGAGTTTCAAATAAAATTTGAAATTCCAGAAGAGGATTTAAAAAGATTGCCTAAAGACGGAGCATACATTACCGTTTCAAATCATCCGCTAGGTGGTATTGATGGTATTTTGCTTTTAAAATTAATGTTAGAACAAGAGCCTGATTTTAAAATCATTGCCAATTTCTTATTACATAGAATAGAGCCTATGAAGCCCTACATTATGCCCGTAAATCCTTTTGAAAATCATAAGGACGCAAAATCTAGCGTTGTAGGAATTAAAGAAACACTAAGACATTTAAGCGACGGAAAACCATTAGGAATGTTTCCTGCTGGAGAAGTTTCTACCTATAAAGACGGAAAGTTAGTAGTTGACAAACCGTGGGAAGAAGGCGCAATTAAAATCATTAAAAAAGCAAAAGTACCAGTTGTTCCAATTTATTTTCATGCAAAAAACAGTAAACTTTTTTACTTTTTATCCAATTTGAATGAAACTTTAAGAACAGCTAAATTACCTAGTGAATTACTCACACAAAAAGACAGAGTAATTAAAGTTCGAATAGGAAAGCCTATATCGGTAAATGAACAAAACGAAATAGAAAATATTACTGAATATGGCGATTTTCTTCGTAAAAAAACCTACATGCTTTCAAATGCATATGAAGAAGAGTCAAAATTTAGAACTTTTTCGTTATTAAAAACAACTAAGACTCCAAAGCAAATTGCAAAATCTGCTAATCATGAAAATATTTTAGAAGAAGTTGCATTACTTAAAGAAACGGATTGTCGCTTATTACAAAGTAAAAACTATGAAGTGTACTTAGTTACTGCAGATAAAATTCCAAATATTTTACACGAGATTGGGCGTTTACGCGAAATTACGTTTAGAGAAGTTGGAGAAGGTACTAATGAATCTTTAGACTTAGATAAATTTGACAAATATTACCATCACATGTTTTTATGGGATGAAGATGCGCAGCAAATAGCTGGAGCTTATAGAATGGGACTTGGTTCTCATATATATGCATCTCATGGAATTAACGGGTTTTATTTACAAGAATTGTTTAGGTTTGAGCCTGAACTTTTTGACATGATGAGCAAATCTATTGAAATGGGGAGAGCTTTTATCATTAGTGAATACCAACAAAAACCAATGCCATTATTCCTCTTATGGAAAGGTATTGTTCATACCACATTGCGTTACCCAGAACATAAATTTTTAATTGGCGGTGTAAGCATTAGTAATCAGTTTTCTGAGTTTTCAAAATCACTTATGATTGAATTTATGAAATCTCATTATTACGACCCTTATATAGCGCAATATGTTCATCCTAAAAAAGAGTTTAAAGTTCAATTAAAAGATGCGGATAAAGATTTCGTATTCAATGAAACTGAATCTGACTTAAATAAATTTGATAAAATAATTGATGAAGTTGAACCTGGAAACCTAAGACTTCCTGTTTTAATTAAAAAGTATATTAAGCAAAATGCAAGAGTTGTTGCTTTTAATGTAGATCCTTTATTTAATAATGCCGTAGATGGATTAATGTATATTAAAATATCTGACATCCCAGAAAGCACCATGAAACCTGTTATGGAAGAATTTCAGGCTGAATTAGAGAAAAAAGATAAAGGATAGTTACATCCAAATCGATTCTTTTAAAATATCAGCATATTCATTTGTTGAAACAAAATAAATCAATCTAACAAAATGATATAAAATAAGTATGGCTGCAATAATGTAAGCCATATTTTTTTTGTTTTGATAAGAAATAGTAAAAAGTTCTTTGTTCTTGAAAAATTCGATTGAAAATTTTACCAATAAAAAAAAACAAACTATAACTACAAAAGGTCCAAACAAATGATAATATAAACTTTTATAAATATTACCATCATAAAAAAAGACCATAGATTTTGTAATTCCACAACCAGGACAAGGAAAGCCAGTAGCCATTTTAAAAGGGCAAAAAGACTGTTCGTTTTCTAAATTACTTGAATCATTATAATAAATTAAAAAAGGAATAATCAGCACGCAAATTGCACTAATTATTCCTATAATTCTATTTTTTTGAAACGTATTAATTGTATAATTTATTAACTTCCGATTGAACAATCATAGCTGTAATCATAGGAAAAAAGAATCCTAAAATTAAAAGCATCATAGAATCATCCTTATTTGGCTGACCTGTTAATTGATATACTTTTGGAAGTCCGTCTCTACCTACAAGCCAATAAAAAAACATACTTAAACCACAACAACCTGTTACAATTGCAATAGTTGGTGAAATAACTTCTTTCTCATTAACCGCATTTAAAACTTCAGCCATTTTAAGGTTCCAATAAATTAAATACAGTCCACAAGTAATTATTCCAAGTATTAACACAACTAGCGGATCTACTTTAAAATAAGGAATGTTATTTTGAGGCCTGTTCCAATCTTCACTAGGTTTTGTCATTTCCATACTATATTATTTTTAGTTTTTAAATATACTGTCTATTGGTTCCCAAAGTTCAATTTTATTTCCTTCTACATCTAAAATCCAACCAAACTTACCATAATCATAAGTCTCCATTTCACCTATAATTGTTACATTTTCTTCAGATAATTTTTTTAAAAGCCCTTCTAAATCAGCGACTCTAAAATTTTGCATAAACTCTTTTTTTGATGGTTCGAAGTAATTCGTATCCTCTTTAAAAGGACTCCATTGCGTAGAACAATCGTCTCCATTTTCATTTTTCCACCAAAAAGTACAACCATAATCATCGGTATTTAAACCCAAGTGCTTTTTGTACCAATTTCTTAATTCTGTTGGATTTTCGGTTTTAAAGAAGAATCCTCCTAAGCCAGTTACGCGTTTTTCAACAACATCTAAAACTTCCTCTTTTACATAAAAAGCTTTTATTTTATCTACAATTGTTTGCGCTAATTTTTCATGGCTTTCATATGTCCAACCGCCAATATGTGGTGTTAACAAAACATTTTCCGCTTTACGCAAATATTCAAAACTTTCGTTTTTACTTTCTTCATCAAATAAATTTTCAAATGAAAGTTTTTCATATTCCAAAACATCTAATCCAGCTCCAAGTATTTTACCTGATTTTAAAGCTTTTACTAAATCAGAAGTGACAACACTTTTACCTCTTGCAGTATTAATCAACCAAATAGGTTTTTTGAAAGCCGAAATAAAATTAGAATTGATTAATTTATCCGTTTCAGGCGTCCATGGAATATGTAAACTTAAAACATCTGTTTTTTCTTGTAATTCTTCTAGAGAAACTTGCTTTGCATTAGCATCACCAACAGCGTTTTTAATATCATAACACAAAACATTTACATCAAAACCGCGCAGTTTTTTCGCAAAAGCTTTTCCCATATTTCCGTAACCGATGATACCAACCGTTTTACCATCTAATTCATGTCCACGATTAGTTTCTCGATTCCATTGCCCGTTTTTAACTTCGGTATTTGCTTTGTTTAGATTATTAAATAGTGACAAAATCATTCCTAAAGCATGTTCACCAACAGCATTTCTGTTTCCTTCTGGAGCAGCAATAAGTTGAATATTTTTACTTTCAGCATATTCACAATCAATACTTTCTAAACCAGCTCCTACTCTAGCAATAAACTGAAGCTTCATTGCTTTATCAATAAACGTTTTATCTATTTTAAATCGACTTCGAATAACTATTCCGTTATACTTATGAATTTTATTTTCAATTTCTTCTTTTGAAGAAGTAAAGTCTTCTTCGTTATGAAAGCCAAGTTTTTGCAATTGATCTAACAACAATGGACTATTGCTGTCTATGTGAAGGATTTTTATAGAATTCTTTTTCAATT
Protein-coding sequences here:
- a CDS encoding DUF2752 domain-containing protein; its protein translation is MLIIPFLIYYNDSSNLENEQSFCPFKMATGFPCPGCGITKSMVFFYDGNIYKSLYYHLFGPFVVIVCFFLLVKFSIEFFKNKELFTISYQNKKNMAYIIAAILILYHFVRLIYFVSTNEYADILKESIWM
- a CDS encoding DUF4234 domain-containing protein, producing the protein MEMTKPSEDWNRPQNNIPYFKVDPLVVLILGIITCGLYLIYWNLKMAEVLNAVNEKEVISPTIAIVTGCCGLSMFFYWLVGRDGLPKVYQLTGQPNKDDSMMLLILGFFFPMITAMIVQSEVNKLYN
- a CDS encoding lysophospholipid acyltransferase family protein, which translates into the protein MGLVTAKEVAKAINTDKYGIFGTFSGWLLMKVLKISTLNKIYNRNKHLKDIEFLNAILDEFQIKFEIPEEDLKRLPKDGAYITVSNHPLGGIDGILLLKLMLEQEPDFKIIANFLLHRIEPMKPYIMPVNPFENHKDAKSSVVGIKETLRHLSDGKPLGMFPAGEVSTYKDGKLVVDKPWEEGAIKIIKKAKVPVVPIYFHAKNSKLFYFLSNLNETLRTAKLPSELLTQKDRVIKVRIGKPISVNEQNEIENITEYGDFLRKKTYMLSNAYEEESKFRTFSLLKTTKTPKQIAKSANHENILEEVALLKETDCRLLQSKNYEVYLVTADKIPNILHEIGRLREITFREVGEGTNESLDLDKFDKYYHHMFLWDEDAQQIAGAYRMGLGSHIYASHGINGFYLQELFRFEPELFDMMSKSIEMGRAFIISEYQQKPMPLFLLWKGIVHTTLRYPEHKFLIGGVSISNQFSEFSKSLMIEFMKSHYYDPYIAQYVHPKKEFKVQLKDADKDFVFNETESDLNKFDKIIDEVEPGNLRLPVLIKKYIKQNARVVAFNVDPLFNNAVDGLMYIKISDIPESTMKPVMEEFQAELEKKDKG